In Paenibacillus ihbetae, the following are encoded in one genomic region:
- a CDS encoding IS1182 family transposase (programmed frameshift) has protein sequence MLRSNREKQQTYEFVSIEELVPQDHLLRKVDKYIDFSFIDEKVRPLYCADTGRPAIDPVVLFKMIFLGYFYGIRSERQLEREIQTNLAYRWFLGLGLTDKVPDHSTISWNRRTRFKDTEIFQEIFDEIVLQAIQHRMVGGRVLVTDSTHVKANANKHKYTKEQVLQNTRDYVSELNAAVEADRNAHGKKPLKPREDVIEEKEVKVSTTDPESGYMIRDGKPEGFFYLDHRTVDLKYNMITDVHVTAGNVHDSVPYLSRLDRQQERFGFKVEAVALDSGYLTSPICKGLQSRNIFAVIAHRRFHPTQGLFPKWKFTYDAERNLYVCPAKHELPYKTTNREGYRQYASDPQHCKNCPLLNECTRSRNHRKVVTRHVWEDSKEWVRGNRLSRSGKYLYRKRKETIERSFADAKELHGFRYCRLRGLQNVREQALMTAAVQNMKKMAIHLDRLEKRG, from the exons ATGTTGCGTTCGAATCGAGAAAAACAGCAGACTTACGAATTTGTTTCGATTGAAGAATTGGTTCCTCAAGATCATCTGCTCCGTAAAGTGGACAAGTATATCGATTTCTCTTTCATCGACGAAAAGGTTCGTCCGCTTTACTGTGCGGATACTGGGCGGCCTGCTATCGACCCTGTCGTGTTATTTAAGATGATTTTCCTCGGTTATTTTTATGGCATCCGTTCCGAACGCCAACTCGAACGTGAAATTCAAACCAACCTTGCTTACCGCTGGTTTTTGGGGTTAGGTTTAACCGACAAAGTGCCGGACCACTCTACGATTAGCTGGAATCGTCGCACGCGCTTTAAAGACACCGAGATTTTTCAGGAGATCTTCGATGAGATTGTGCTTCAAGCTATCCAGCACCGTATGGTGGGCGGACGTGTCTTAGTTACCGACTCAACCCACGTCAAAGCGAATGCGAACAAGCATAAATACACAAAAGAACAGGTTTTGCAAAACACTCGTGATTATGTGAGTGAACTTAATGCGGCCGTAGAGGCTGACCGGAATGCACATGGAAAAAAGC CGCTAAAGCCAAGAGAGGACGTGATCGAGGAAAAGGAAGTTAAAGTGAGCACGACAGATCCCGAAAGCGGTTATATGATTCGTGATGGGAAACCGGAAGGATTCTTCTATTTAGACCACCGTACCGTGGACCTGAAATATAATATGATTACGGATGTCCATGTCACCGCCGGAAATGTCCATGATTCTGTACCATATTTGTCCCGTTTGGATCGTCAACAAGAACGATTTGGTTTTAAAGTCGAAGCCGTTGCTCTGGACTCCGGGTACTTGACTTCACCCATCTGCAAAGGGCTGCAAAGCCGAAACATCTTTGCCGTTATTGCTCACCGAAGATTTCACCCGACCCAGGGTTTATTCCCTAAATGGAAGTTCACGTATGATGCGGAGCGCAATCTTTATGTTTGCCCTGCAAAGCACGAATTACCGTACAAGACGACCAACCGTGAGGGATACCGACAGTACGCTTCGGATCCACAGCACTGCAAGAACTGCCCGTTATTAAATGAATGCACGCGGTCTCGCAACCACCGAAAGGTGGTAACTCGTCATGTCTGGGAGGACAGCAAAGAGTGGGTGCGAGGCAACCGGTTGAGTCGATCCGGGAAATATCTCTACCGAAAACGAAAAGAAACGATTGAGCGAAGCTTCGCGGATGCCAAAGAGCTCCATGGGTTTCGCTATTGCCGTTTGCGCGGGCTGCAAAACGTCAGGGAACAGGCCCTGATGACAGCAGCTGTACAGAACATGAAGAAGATGGCGATCCACCTGGATCGCCTGGAAAAACGGGGGTAA
- a CDS encoding ABC transporter permease has protein sequence MNLKTQMLKSTIISLLAFSFIVLIVLIPRDINISLDGHKVVADPSFDMNRYLTYIGDFFRQLIEHGSLGPSRYKGQTAEAAALVAVGMSLLVIISALLIGFVVGILKGIADYKLSKTKFNVLGHWTTWLFQSIPDFFLMLFVQWFLVKHVPAVRYFAVEGWEAFALPALLVSIYPIFFIARVTSASLLAQEGKMYILLAKAKGLSDRAVVYKHMLRNGIAAILTHLPGLLVFILSNLLVVEYYRNYPGAAWRLFQALDFNPYTGTGPEYEPGVIIGIAFFFMLIFLVVQWISHSARKYFDPR, from the coding sequence ATGAATTTGAAAACGCAAATGCTCAAATCGACGATCATCAGCCTGCTGGCCTTTAGCTTCATTGTCCTGATCGTCCTGATTCCCCGAGACATCAATATTTCACTGGATGGTCATAAGGTTGTAGCGGATCCCTCATTCGACATGAACCGGTACCTTACATATATAGGCGATTTCTTCCGCCAGCTCATCGAGCACGGAAGCCTCGGACCGTCGCGATATAAGGGTCAGACGGCAGAGGCTGCAGCATTGGTCGCCGTCGGCATGAGCCTGCTGGTCATAATCTCGGCGCTTTTAATCGGGTTTGTCGTCGGGATTTTGAAAGGGATTGCAGACTACAAGCTGTCCAAGACGAAATTCAATGTGCTCGGCCATTGGACAACATGGCTGTTCCAGTCCATACCTGATTTCTTCCTCATGCTGTTTGTGCAGTGGTTTCTGGTCAAGCATGTACCGGCCGTCCGCTATTTTGCCGTGGAAGGCTGGGAGGCGTTCGCGCTGCCCGCGCTTCTGGTCTCGATCTACCCCATCTTCTTTATCGCCAGAGTGACCTCCGCTTCGCTTCTTGCCCAGGAAGGAAAGATGTACATCCTGTTGGCAAAGGCCAAGGGGCTCAGCGACAGGGCCGTAGTGTACAAGCACATGCTCCGCAACGGCATCGCGGCGATCTTGACGCATCTTCCGGGCCTGCTCGTATTCATTCTATCGAATTTGCTGGTGGTCGAGTATTACCGGAACTACCCGGGCGCAGCCTGGAGGCTGTTCCAGGCGCTGGATTTCAACCCCTACACGGGTACGGGCCCCGAATATGAACCGGGCGTCATTATCGGGATCGCCTTTTTCTTCATGCTGATCTTCCTGGTCGTGCAATGGATTAGTCATTCAGCCCGCAAATATTTCGATCCTAGATAA
- a CDS encoding YeiH family protein has protein sequence MAEPVHSQSQAAVPAALPKKPSMTAVIGGIAFTLAIALIGLALASLPGLRYLGQLAWAILIAAVYRQMRGYPEALRPGIQFTAKRLLRLAIILYGLKLNIGIVWHQGLGLMLRDVISVVFAIAVTLLIAKRLKADMSLSLLLGIGTGVCGAAAIAAVSPIVQAKEKDTALGAGMIAFVGTIAAILYTLIQPLLPLTATQFGIWSGISLHEIAHVALAGASAGEEALTLALLAKLGRVFLLLPLSALLMLWMKRTRPNESRAKPEFPWFLIGFMAASMLGSWEYTGQPMIPLPLKDALSQIASFLLAMAMVGLGLNVHVKDVRRAWRPLLAMAITTTLLVLLTYMLV, from the coding sequence ATGGCTGAACCCGTGCATTCCCAATCGCAAGCCGCCGTCCCTGCCGCGCTGCCGAAGAAGCCGTCGATGACGGCTGTCATCGGCGGTATCGCATTTACGCTGGCGATCGCCCTCATCGGCCTGGCGCTCGCCAGCCTTCCAGGCCTTCGCTATCTTGGCCAACTGGCTTGGGCGATTCTGATTGCCGCCGTGTACCGCCAGATGCGCGGTTATCCGGAGGCGCTGCGCCCCGGGATCCAGTTCACGGCCAAGCGGCTTCTTCGTCTGGCCATTATCTTGTATGGGCTGAAGCTGAATATCGGCATCGTATGGCATCAAGGCCTTGGGCTCATGCTGAGGGATGTCATCAGCGTTGTGTTTGCCATCGCCGTGACACTGCTCATCGCCAAGCGGCTTAAAGCGGATATGTCCCTGTCCCTGCTGCTGGGGATTGGAACAGGCGTATGCGGGGCGGCTGCCATTGCAGCCGTATCGCCGATCGTGCAAGCCAAGGAGAAGGATACCGCGCTGGGAGCAGGGATGATTGCATTTGTCGGCACGATTGCTGCCATCCTCTATACCTTGATACAGCCGTTACTGCCCTTAACCGCCACCCAGTTCGGCATCTGGTCGGGCATAAGTCTTCACGAAATCGCTCATGTAGCGCTTGCGGGAGCTTCCGCGGGCGAGGAGGCCTTGACGCTCGCCCTGCTCGCCAAGCTTGGCCGCGTATTCCTGCTTCTGCCCTTGAGCGCCCTCCTGATGCTCTGGATGAAGCGGACGCGCCCGAATGAAAGCCGGGCCAAACCGGAGTTTCCCTGGTTTCTCATCGGCTTTATGGCAGCAAGCATGCTGGGCAGCTGGGAATATACCGGACAGCCGATGATTCCCCTTCCGCTCAAGGATGCGTTGTCGCAAATCGCCTCCTTTCTGCTGGCGATGGCGATGGTAGGCCTTGGATTGAATGTTCATGTCAAGGATGTACGCAGAGCCTGGAGACCGCTGCTGGCCATGGCCATAACGACGACCCTGTTGGTCCTGCTGACTTATATGTTGGTCTAA
- a CDS encoding ABC transporter permease subunit → MRNIPLWLGGTLLAFLVFVAFVGPHLPFIDADLSKERSRWVMKNGEEKLVLPAFKPSSKNLLGTDKEGVDNLSRLVVGAKETILFVLAIAAVRYIIAVPLGIMARKKTGFCHRLITFWNQLFSYMPPVFASALLLALPFLLFAQYRLAWAILILASVEVGRVAVTVQEQAYKLSREPYMEASSALGLRTRTLTKNYYVPIMFPEMVVNFCLDMGKVLLLLGQLAIVNIFLGHEWKEVDYYTMEFVETGLNWATILARHRTDIFLGKFEYVFYPACAMMIAIVTFNLLAEGLRRRFQVRG, encoded by the coding sequence TTGAGAAATATCCCTTTATGGCTCGGAGGCACGTTGCTTGCTTTCTTGGTGTTTGTAGCGTTCGTCGGCCCCCATCTTCCGTTTATCGACGCGGATTTGAGCAAAGAGCGATCCCGGTGGGTCATGAAGAACGGTGAAGAGAAGCTCGTGCTGCCTGCCTTTAAGCCATCGTCCAAAAACCTGCTCGGCACGGACAAGGAAGGGGTCGACAATCTAAGCCGATTGGTTGTCGGCGCGAAGGAAACGATCCTGTTTGTCCTGGCCATTGCGGCCGTCAGGTACATCATCGCGGTTCCGCTGGGGATCATGGCCCGAAAGAAAACAGGGTTTTGCCACCGGCTGATCACGTTTTGGAACCAGCTGTTCTCCTATATGCCGCCGGTATTCGCATCGGCGCTGCTGCTTGCGCTTCCGTTCCTCCTGTTTGCCCAGTACCGGCTGGCCTGGGCTATCCTGATCCTGGCTAGCGTGGAGGTCGGACGTGTTGCCGTCACCGTACAGGAGCAGGCTTATAAATTGTCCAGGGAGCCGTACATGGAAGCGAGCTCCGCACTGGGGCTGCGTACCAGAACGCTGACAAAGAACTATTACGTTCCCATCATGTTTCCCGAGATGGTCGTCAATTTCTGTCTGGACATGGGTAAGGTCTTGCTCCTTCTCGGCCAGCTTGCGATTGTGAATATTTTTCTGGGGCATGAGTGGAAGGAAGTCGATTATTATACGATGGAATTCGTTGAGACAGGGCTGAACTGGGCGACCATTCTGGCCAGACACCGCACGGATATATTCCTCGGCAAGTTTGAATATGTATTCTATCCTGCGTGTGCAATGATGATTGCCATTGTGACATTCAATCTGCTCGCAGAAGGCCTGCGCCGCCGTTTCCAGGTGAGAGGCTAA
- a CDS encoding alpha-amylase — MQRNHTMMQFFEWHVAPDGSHWKRLKEAAPELSKAGVDTVWIPPVTKALSAEDNGYGAYDLYDLGEFDQKGTVRTKYGTKQELIDAIAACHKHGIAVYVDLVMNHKAGADETERFHVVQVDEMDRTKEISKPFEIEGWTKFTFPGRGGKYSSFQWNFHHFNGTDYDASRKRAGIYRILGENKSWNEKVDHEFGNYDYLMFANIDYSHPEVRKEMIKWGQWLVDTLQCSGFRLDAIKHINHDFIKEFATAMKKKRGDDFYIVGEFWNPELQACRSYLDRVDYKIDLFDVSLHYKLHAAAKAGRSFDLRTIFDDTLVQSHPMNAVTFVDNHDSQPHESLESWVEDWFKQSAYALILLRKDGYPVVFYGDYYGIGGEHSLPGKKEAIDPLLYARAHLAYGEQDDYFDHPNTIGWVRRGLPEVKNSGCAVVMANGDPGEKRMYVGTHRAGEEWMDLTGNRDERVTIGTDGFGVFPVHGGSVSVWARNGDRQNSLGS, encoded by the coding sequence ATGCAGCGAAATCATACCATGATGCAATTTTTCGAATGGCATGTCGCCCCCGACGGCTCGCATTGGAAACGTCTGAAGGAAGCGGCGCCCGAGCTCAGCAAGGCGGGAGTCGATACGGTATGGATTCCACCGGTGACCAAAGCGCTGTCGGCGGAAGATAACGGCTACGGTGCGTATGATCTGTACGATCTGGGGGAGTTTGATCAAAAGGGCACCGTACGTACGAAATACGGCACGAAGCAGGAATTGATCGATGCCATCGCGGCCTGCCACAAGCACGGGATCGCCGTCTATGTGGATCTCGTGATGAACCATAAGGCCGGAGCGGACGAAACCGAGCGATTCCATGTGGTCCAGGTCGATGAAATGGACCGGACCAAGGAAATATCGAAGCCCTTCGAGATTGAGGGTTGGACCAAATTTACGTTCCCCGGCCGGGGCGGCAAGTACTCCTCTTTCCAGTGGAATTTTCATCATTTCAACGGGACCGACTACGATGCGAGTAGAAAGCGTGCCGGCATATACCGCATTCTTGGCGAGAACAAATCATGGAACGAGAAGGTGGACCATGAATTCGGCAACTATGACTATCTGATGTTCGCCAATATCGATTACAGCCATCCCGAGGTTCGCAAAGAGATGATCAAATGGGGCCAGTGGCTCGTCGATACCCTGCAATGCAGCGGCTTCCGGCTGGATGCGATCAAGCATATCAACCATGATTTCATCAAGGAGTTTGCAACGGCCATGAAGAAGAAACGGGGAGACGACTTCTACATCGTCGGGGAGTTTTGGAACCCGGAGCTTCAGGCATGCCGGAGCTACCTCGACCGGGTAGATTACAAGATCGATCTGTTTGACGTATCGCTTCACTATAAGCTTCATGCTGCGGCCAAAGCCGGGCGGTCCTTCGACCTGCGGACGATCTTCGACGATACGCTGGTGCAATCCCATCCTATGAATGCCGTTACGTTCGTCGACAATCATGACTCCCAGCCCCACGAATCACTGGAATCCTGGGTGGAGGACTGGTTCAAGCAGAGCGCTTATGCCTTGATCCTGCTTCGGAAGGACGGCTATCCCGTCGTCTTCTACGGGGATTATTACGGCATCGGCGGGGAGCATTCACTTCCGGGCAAGAAGGAAGCCATCGACCCGCTCCTGTATGCCCGGGCTCACCTCGCGTACGGAGAGCAGGATGATTATTTCGACCATCCCAACACGATCGGCTGGGTTCGAAGAGGGCTGCCGGAAGTTAAAAACTCCGGATGTGCGGTCGTTATGGCAAACGGGGATCCCGGCGAAAAACGCATGTATGTCGGAACCCACCGCGCCGGCGAAGAGTGGATGGATCTGACAGGCAACCGGGATGAGCGTGTTACGATCGGGACCGACGGCTTTGGCGTCTTTCCTGTACACGGCGGCAGCGTATCGGTATGGGCACGGAATGGGGACCGCCAAAATTCGCTGGGCTCCTAA
- a CDS encoding LysR family transcriptional regulator, whose amino-acid sequence MDQALEVFVTVVEKGNFTRAAEELLMTQPAVSQYIRALERSLGTRLLDRSNKYVRLNKAGEIVYHHAKEILGLYTRMNALVDDVMHRASGDLSIGSSYTFGEYLLPRMIASLRQQYPLIRPTITIGNTAEVAGMILRHEADIGIVEGDYQDERLQIEAFAEDEMVIVVPRGQRYEQLSEIPLAELQTETWIVREQGSGTREATERMFAASGFHPRHVVEFGSTQLIKESVEAGLGVTLLSRFVVRKELQLGTLHMLKPDGRPVIRRFSLILQKTPYHTKAVEVFLELLRSKEGMAK is encoded by the coding sequence ATGGATCAGGCGCTAGAGGTTTTTGTAACCGTCGTTGAGAAAGGGAACTTCACTCGGGCAGCGGAGGAGCTGTTAATGACGCAGCCTGCGGTAAGTCAATATATTCGGGCATTGGAGCGCTCATTAGGGACGCGGCTGCTGGATCGGAGCAATAAATATGTCCGACTGAATAAAGCGGGAGAGATCGTATATCATCACGCGAAGGAGATTCTGGGGTTATATACACGCATGAATGCCCTGGTGGATGATGTAATGCATCGGGCAAGCGGCGATTTGTCGATCGGATCCAGCTACACCTTCGGCGAGTATTTGCTCCCGCGCATGATCGCTTCCTTAAGGCAGCAGTATCCGTTAATCCGTCCAACCATCACCATCGGAAACACGGCCGAAGTGGCGGGAATGATTCTGCGGCACGAGGCGGATATCGGTATCGTTGAGGGGGATTATCAGGACGAGCGGCTGCAAATTGAGGCGTTCGCCGAGGATGAAATGGTCATTGTCGTTCCGCGGGGCCAGCGCTATGAACAGCTGTCTGAAATCCCGCTGGCAGAGCTTCAAACGGAGACGTGGATCGTGCGCGAGCAGGGCTCGGGCACCCGCGAGGCGACGGAGCGAATGTTCGCTGCAAGCGGCTTTCATCCCCGGCATGTGGTTGAATTCGGCAGCACACAGCTGATCAAGGAATCGGTTGAGGCTGGCTTAGGCGTTACGCTGCTGTCACGATTTGTCGTGCGCAAGGAGCTCCAGCTCGGCACCCTCCATATGCTGAAGCCGGACGGACGGCCCGTGATTCGCCGCTTCTCCCTCATTTTACAGAAAACGCCCTACCATACGAAAGCCGTGGAAGTATTTCTTGAGCTGCTTAGGAGCAAGGAGGGGATGGCCAAATAA
- a CDS encoding DUF378 domain-containing protein has translation MKTWNTIALLLLIIGGINWLLVGLFQYDLVAALFGGQSSAGSRIVYTIVGLCALYSIRFFGDVTNDDRRTAK, from the coding sequence ATGAAAACGTGGAATACCATTGCGCTCTTGCTGCTGATCATTGGCGGCATCAATTGGCTGCTGGTTGGCTTGTTTCAATACGATCTGGTCGCCGCATTGTTCGGCGGGCAGAGCTCTGCAGGTTCGCGGATCGTTTACACGATTGTGGGACTGTGTGCGCTGTACTCGATCCGATTCTTCGGTGACGTTACCAATGATGATCGAAGAACAGCTAAATAG